One segment of Triticum aestivum cultivar Chinese Spring chromosome 2A, IWGSC CS RefSeq v2.1, whole genome shotgun sequence DNA contains the following:
- the LOC123185938 gene encoding G-type lectin S-receptor-like serine/threonine-protein kinase SD2-5 translates to MSWAETMLLFLLFALSIPPSSQAWSVDYPSPIANVPSHWTNNNATIPYNATYADGSTSRAILVRQNPAGYAPSFACGFICAAPCDGAFLFAVFSVSIGGSSTSAPANTTAAPRVVWAANRHHLVKENASVQLTKDGNLILRDFDGLLVWSTNTLHGPIVGVNLADTGNLILFDVMGKTVWESFEHPTDTLLIGQSLRQGKRLTSASSNLTQGQFYLTVLDHGLYAFVDADTPQSYYQKKFNVTDAVVQSKINISSDEAKNVTAYISLLRGSLSAFASLNSTRIKLFDMSLPWPSSAQLMSLEDDGHLRLYGWNGLSWKSLADVLNVDPEECAYPTVCGEYGICSEGQCSCPAASSGDTLFRQLDDRQPNLGCSPATPLSCDLIQYQRLLPLPDVTYFNFADDWTTDEESCKGTCLKACSCKAVFFRHQNDSYGSCYLMPKLFSLMHYKHGTIGYNLSAYIKVQMLPPPSSSKGLNATAYHVGVPVLVVLICVLLLYIKRAITKRMQEEDPFKGIPGMPTRFSYKQLKEATNNFSKKLGQGGFGPVYEGKLGTVKIAVKCLQDIGHGKEEFMAEVITIGSIHHINLVRLVGYCSDKLHRLLVYEHMSNSSLDKWIFRKNQSDSLSWASRYRIILDVAKGLAYLHEECRQKIVHLDIKPGNILLDDKFNAKISDFGLAKLIDRDQSQVMTKVRGTRGYLAPEWLTSTITEKADIYSFGVVVLEIVSRRKILDDTKPEGSTNLINLLQEKIKIGQVLDIVENQNEDVQLHGAEMKEVIKLAVWCLQRECTKRPAMSQVVKILEGAMDIETNAGSETTSRDDICEASSPLSPVPVSATAR, encoded by the coding sequence ATGTCTTGGGCTGAAACCATGCTGCTGTTCCTCCTCTTCGCGCTCTCCATTCCCCCTTCCTCCCAAGCTTGGTCCGTCGATTATCCGAGCCCCATCGCCAACGTTCCTTCCCACTGGACCAACAACAACGCCACCATCCCCTACAATGCGACATACGCCGACGGCTCGACGAGCAGGGCCATCCTCGTCAGGCAAAACCCCGCCGGGTATGCCCCGTCCTTCGCCTGCGGCTTCATCTGCGCCGCTCCCTGTGACGGCGCTTTCCTCTTCGCGGTCTTCTCCGTGTCCATTGGCGGTTCCAGCACCAGCGCCCCAGCCAACACCACCGCCGCACCGAGGGTCGTGTGGGCGGCCAACAGGCACCATCTGGTGAAGGAGAATGCGTCCGTCCAGCTCACCAAGGACGGCAATCTCATACTCCGAGACTTTGATGGCCTGCTGGTCTGGTCCACAAACACATTGCATGGCCCCATCGTCGGTGTGAATCTTGCTGATACTGGGAACCTGATCCTCTTCGATGTGATGGGGAAGACGGTGTGGGAGTCATTTGAGCACCCTACCGACACGCTCCTTATTGGGCAGTCGCTGAGGCAAGGGAAGAGGCTCACTTCAGCTTCCTCAAACTTGACTCAAGGTCAGTTCTACCTCACCGTGCTTGACCATGGCCTCTATGCTTTCGTCGATGCAGATACCCCGCAGTCCTACTATCAGAAAAAATTCAATGTCACCGATGCAGTTGTTCAATCAAAGATTAACATTTCCTCTGATGAAGCAAAGAATGTCACCGCCTACATCTCCTTGTTACGAGGCAGCCTCTCAGCATTTGCCAGCTTAAACAGCACACGCATCAAGTTATTCGATATGTCCCTGCCATGGCCATCTTCAGCACAGCTCATGAGTCTCGAGGATGATGGGCACCTGCGCCTTTATGGCTGGAACGGTCTCTCATGGAAGTCTTTGGCTGATGTTCTGAATGTGGATCCAGAGGAATGTGCATATCCAACAGTGTGTGGTGAGTATGGGATTTGTTCAGAGGGACAATGTAGTTGCCCAGCTGCAAGTTCTGGAGACACACTTTTTCGTCAGCTGGATGATCGGCAACCTAATCTGGGCTGTTCCCCAGCAACTCCATTGTCATGTGACTTGATCCAGTATCAACGGCTTTTGCCTCTCCCAGATGTCACATATTTCAATTTTGCAGATGATTGGACTACTGATGAAGAGAGTTGCAAGGGCACATGCTTGAAGGCCTGTTCATGCAAAGCTGTCTTCTTCCGGCATCAAAATGACTCTTATGGTTCTTGTTACCTGATGCCAAAACTTTTTTCACTCATGCATTACAAACATGGAACCATTGGATATAACTTATCTGCATACATCAAAGTGCAGATGTTACCTCCACCGTCATCGAGTAAAGGCTTGAATGCAACTGCTTACCATGTTGGTGTTCCTGTTCTAGTAGTACTCATCTGCGTGCTCCTTCTCTACATCAAAAGGGCAATAACAAAGAGGATGCAGGAGGAGGATCCGTTTAAAGGGATTCCTGGGATGCCAACACGGTTCTCCTACAAACAGCTGAAAGAAGCAACAAACAACTTCAGCAAAAAGTTGGGGCAAGGAGGATTTGGTCCAGTATATGAGGGAAAACTTGGAACTGTCAAAATTGCTGTTAAATGCTTGCAGGACATTGGACATGGGAAGGAAGAATTCATGGCCGAAGTTATCACAATTGGCAGTATTCATCATATAAACCTTGTTAGATTGGTAGGTTACTGCTCCGACAAATTGCACAGGCTCCTAGTTTATGAGCATATGAGTAATAGTTCTCTGGATAAATGGATCTTCAGAAAAAATCAAAGTGATTCACTCAGTTGGGCATCTAGATACAGGATTATACTTGACGTTGCCAAGGGCTTAGCCTATCTTCATGAAGAATGCCGACAGAAGATTGTTCACCTCGATATCAAGCCTGGAAATATCCTCCTTGATGACAAGTTTAATGCAAAGATATCTGATTTTGGTTTAGCAAAGCTCATTGATAGGGATCAAAGCCAAGTCATGACCAAAGTTAGAGGAACAAGGGGCTACTTAGCACCAGAGTGGTTGACATCAACGATTACTGAAAAGGCCGATATCTACAGCTTTGGTGTTGTTGTGCTGGAAATCGTGAGCCGGAGAAAAATACTGGATGATACTAAGCCTGAAGGGAGCACCAATCTGATTAACCTACTGCAGGAGAAAATCAAGATCGGTCAGGTCCTGGATATAGTGGAGAATCAGAATGAAGACGTTCAATTACATGGTGCAGAGATGAAAGAAGTAATCAAGCTTGCAGTCTGGTGCTTGCAGCGCGAGTGCACCAAGCGACCAGCCATGTCACAGGTCGTGAAGATCTTGGAGGGTGCAATGGACATAGAGACCAATGCCGGTTCTGAGACAACTAGCAGAGATGACATTTGTGAAGCTTCATCCCCTCTGTCC